The sequence AGGCCGACGCGGCTGTATACCAGTCCAGCCGTTCCTCGTCGGGGAAGAGCACGTGCAGGCATCCTCTCGCAGGCGAGACCTCCACACGTGAGGTTAGCGGCCGACGCCCACCACGGCGCGCTGTTGCGCCATGTATACCGGCCGACCGGCCTCAGACAGGTCGAGGCCGCCGAGGTACCGCAGCAGCGCCGACCGGCCGCGGGCCACGAGGTCCTCCACGGCGTACGAGCTGAGCTCGGGTGCAGTGCGGCCGCAGCTCCGGTCCTCGGCGGCCTGGTCGATGAGCTGCCGGAGCAGCCAGTGCTGGGTGAAGAGTTGCACGCCGAGGGTGATGTGCAGGGAGTGTCCGGCGGTGGTGTGGCCGAAGTGACCCAGCCGCGGGGATGAACAGCACCTGGCCGGCGCGCAGGACCACGTGCGGACCTGGCGTGGACCTGGTCCAGCTGCTCCGGGGGAAACCGACGGCGGTCCAGCGGGTCGATGACGAGCGGCGGGTGGAGGCGCCAGATCTTGGCTCCCTCGCCCTGAAGACGCTGAAGGCTACGCCGAGGAACGCAGCTGGCTGGCGGCCAGCCCGCCGGGTGACCACCGCACCGGTCGGTGACCGCGGGCAACTCATCAGTGGCCGTCACCAGACGCGAGCGGGCCGGCAGCCCCGCTGATCGCCTCGGGGCGGATTTGAAATAGCGGCGGACGTTCTGGATGCTCCTGTGCCGGGACTTCGCCTTCAGCGCCGACAGGCTCGCCCCTGCCTCGCCAAGGTGACTCAGGGAGGAGTGCCGCCACTCGTGCAGGTCCCAGCCGGTTCCCGGCCCGCTCACCGACGTATGCTCGTCCAGCAAGGCCCGGCCCTGCCGTATGAGAGCCGGGTGAGTTCGGTGCCGGACAGATGTCCGGGGGTTCACTAGTTTGCCCGGGCCGGCTCGCCGGTGGGTGACGAACACCGGCCCGCGCGTGCGTCCCATCAGCAGCCGGGACAGCAGGCTCGCCGTGCCAGCGCCCAGTGCACGGTCTCCAGCACGAAGTCCTGGCGGGCGCTGTTCACCCTCACCGAGCCGCAACGACCGGGCAGGTCCAGGTCCTCGATGTTCACGGACAAAATCTCCTCGGCCCGGGCGGCGGTCTCGTAGAGCATCCACCACAGGGTCCTCTCCCGCAGATGGATCTCCCGTCTGCCGATGAGACGGTCGATCGCGATCCGCGAGCGGGCAGGGGTGTTGGAGTCCGGAACGGGTGCGCCGCTTCGCCCAGGCCGGCACCGCAGTCCATCGAAGCCGCGATCTCCGCACCAGGAAAGCCAGGAAAGCACCGCTGCCCGCCGCGCGTTCCAGGTGTTCACCGCCGCTGCGCCCCAGAGCAGCTCCAGAGCCTCGCCGATCTCGTCGTCCAGAACCGATGCCAATGGCCGGGCCTCGCCGAGCCTCTCAGCAACCCTGCCCACAGCGATGCCGTAGCTCCGCGCGGTGCTCGGGCTGGCAAACGAGTCCAGGAGACGTCGGCCGCCGACCGAACGGTCAGCAGTTTCCCGGTTGGCACCGCACACCCTCCCGCAATGCCGAAGTACTGGGATGCCAGCACAGCAGTCCTCCCCCTCAGAGGACCGAACCGGCGCGGCCCTTCAGCCCTCCGCACACTCGATTCGCCCCCGCAAGGTGACTTCGCCGTCAGGACGGTCGCAGAACTTCGCAGCTCGAATGCATCCCGGAAGAAAGCGCGGTCGCGCCGGGCATAGTGCTCGCAGGCGCGCCACAGGTCGCGGCGGTCGAAGTCCGGCCAGAGCACGTCCTGGAACACGAACTCGGCGCAGGCGGACTGCCAAGGCAGGAAGTTGGAGGTGCGCTGCTCGCCGCTGGGACGCAGGAACAGGTCGACGTCCGGCATGTCGGGGTAGTACAGGTACTTGGCGAAGGTCTTCTCGGTGACATTCTTGGGGTCGAGGTTCCCGGCGGCGACGTCGCGGGCGATGGCCTTGGCGGCGTCGGCGATCTCGGCGCGGCCGCCGTAGTTGACGCAGATGTACAGCGTCATGGCGGTGTTGTCCTTGGTCTGCTCCTCGGCGACCTGGAGTTCCCGGACGACGCTCTTCGACATCTTGGGCGTGCGGCCGGCCCAGCGGATGCGGATGCCCATGGCGTCCATGTCGTCGCGGCGGCGGCGGATCACGTCGCGGTTGAAGTTCATCAGGAACTTCACCTCGTCCGGGGAGCGCTTCCAGTTCTCGGTGGAGAAGGCGTACAGCGAGAGGTTCTTGACGCCGATCTCCAGGCAGCCGCGGGCCACGTCGAGGACGACGGCCTCGCCGACCTTGTGGCCCTCGGTGCGGGGCAGGCCGCGCTCCTTGGCCCAGCGGCCGTTGCCGTCCATCACGCAGGCCACGTGGTTCGGCACCAGCTCGCCCGGGATCTTCGGCGGCCGGGCACCGCTCGGGTGCGGCGCCGGGGTCTCGTACACCCGCTGCTTGCTGCCGAAGAGCCGTCGTGCTGCCATGCTCATTTCTCCACGTATCTCATCGAGCGGATGCCCCGCTCCAGGTGCCACTGCAGATAGGCGGCCACCAGCCCAGCGCTCGCTCACATCGCTGACGCGTCACGTTCGATCTGCGCAACTGCGGCCACCACCAAGCCCACATGACCAGTGGAAGATAGTTGCCTTGAAGATCAAAGGCACAGGGCCCAGGGGCTCAAGTGCTGTGGTTTCCAGCGCGGGTTTGGTCAGGCCCGCGTACCGCATACCACCGGGCTGTAGCGGGGATCACTGCCTGTCACGCCGACAACAGAGCGAATGCTCGTGCCCGACACCCCGTGCTGCTGTCAAAACTGAGAAGTGAACGAAGCCACCCGGGCGAGCCGCTGCCACGGCCCATCTCTCCAGCGACGTCCCACGCCTCAAACACCTGCGCACCGTGATGCGCAGCCAGGCCCCATGGCGGAACGTCGGGCGTCGCCGAGGCCTTTGCGGTTCGCCGCGCCGTCCAGAGTGCCGCCGACGGCGAGGTAGTCGAGCAGGCGGTGGTAGGAGCGGTTCCAGGGGCCACAGCTCGTCCAAGGCGTCGAGCTCCGCCGTCTGGCCCTTGGTCAGGCTGCCGGCCTTGCGCTGGCGGCGCATCCACGCACCCACCGCGTAGTCGTCCAGCTTCGCCGTCGCCGGGATCGCCAGGTGGCCGTGCCGCTGGTGGAACGCCCGCGCGTAGGCGTAGCCGCGTTCCCAGGCGTTGGCGTTCTTCGACCAGATTATGCCGAGCGCGCCCAGCTCGCTGACCCGGGCCGCATCCAGCAGGCCCTGGCCGCTCAGTGACGCTGCCGGGCGAGCCAGGAGAGCAGCTCCGCGTGCTTCGCCTTGTCGGTCGGGTCGAGGTGACCGTGCTCGATGTGGCATCTGGTCGCCAGACCGTGCATCCGCTGCCACTCGACCGCCCGCGGGTTGAACGCCCTCAGTTTCACCGCCTGGAGAATCGCGCTCGCGTGGTGCCGGGCGT comes from Streptomyces sp. TLI_235 and encodes:
- a CDS encoding undecaprenyl diphosphate synthase, producing the protein MAARRLFGSKQRVYETPAPHPSGARPPKIPGELVPNHVACVMDGNGRWAKERGLPRTEGHKVGEAVVLDVARGCLEIGVKNLSLYAFSTENWKRSPDEVKFLMNFNRDVIRRRRDDMDAMGIRIRWAGRTPKMSKSVVRELQVAEEQTKDNTAMTLYICVNYGGRAEIADAAKAIARDVAAGNLDPKNVTEKTFAKYLYYPDMPDVDLFLRPSGEQRTSNFLPWQSACAEFVFQDVLWPDFDRRDLWRACEHYARRDRAFFRDAFELRSSATVLTAKSPCGGESSVRRAEGPRRFGPLRGRTAVLASQYFGIAGGCAVPTGKLLTVRSAADVSWTRLPARAPRGATASLWAGLLRGSARPGHWHRFWTTRSARLWSCSGAQRR